The Gloeomargarita sp. SRBZ-1_bins_9 genome window below encodes:
- a CDS encoding photosystem I reaction center subunit II: MTLDLNTPAPIFGGSTGGLLRKAEVEEKYAITWSSPKEQVFEMPTGGAAIMREGANLLYLARKEQCLALGAQLRSKFKIDYKIYRIYPNGEIQYLHPADGVYPEKVNPGRPYVGKLDRRIGQNPEPAKLKFTGQHPYDVQ; the protein is encoded by the coding sequence ATGACCCTGGATTTGAATACGCCGGCGCCCATTTTCGGCGGTAGCACGGGCGGGTTGCTGCGCAAGGCCGAGGTGGAGGAAAAATACGCCATCACCTGGAGCAGCCCGAAAGAGCAGGTGTTTGAAATGCCCACCGGTGGGGCGGCGATCATGCGGGAGGGGGCGAATTTGCTGTACCTGGCCCGCAAGGAACAATGCCTGGCCCTGGGCGCCCAACTGCGCAGCAAGTTCAAGATTGACTATAAGATTTACCGGATTTATCCCAACGGGGAAATCCAATACCTGCATCCGGCGGATGGGGTCTATCCCGAAAAAGTGAATCCGGGGCGGCCTTACGTGGGCAAACTGGACCGGCGTATCGGCCAAAATCCCGAACCGGCCAAACTTAAGTTCACCGGGCAACATCCCTACGACGTGCAGTAA